The Juglans microcarpa x Juglans regia isolate MS1-56 chromosome 2D, Jm3101_v1.0, whole genome shotgun sequence DNA window CATGAGCCGCACTATCTGCACACTTTacatggtgttttttttttttttattcctcaaCACGGTGTGCTGCAGCTATAGCgtctgatgtaaataatttttcttcattaaaaCATAGTCCGAGTGGATAAGAACAATTAGTAAAACCCAACTTGAAAAGTCAGTCTCAAAGTCTGCAAAAACCTCCAAACCGGAGTTCTCACTTGTCATGTAAACAGTAATCTGAGGTAGCATGTGAACAATATTGTTTTCCGTGAAAGGGAGTGCGTGTCAAGTAAGAACTCGTTTTCTAAAGCCTGTCTACCTCATAAAACTACTGTATCTTACGAGAAGGTCTTCCATTTGGAAGGTTAGATTCACATTATTTCCAACCTTCCAATTTCAAAGCAATAGTAAgtcattttctattattttaaactttgtTCGTTTCATGATTAATACGTTGTAGCTTTTCTTAAAAGATGCTGTTCTTAAAAGGAAGATTGGATAATTGAAAAGTACAATAATTGGGGTGAAATCCACATCATCTTTAAATGTGATTTCACCCTGGTGTGACAATTAGACTGATTTTTGTCtgtaaaaactatatatattatccaGAAGTTCAAATCTAAGCTTCGACTTATCTCCTCAgcaatcaaattcaaaaacaaaaacccagaaaaaaaaaatgttcaaaaacaaaagaaaaaactgtaAAAATCAGCATCCATAGACGGAAATGATTGGATAGGTTTCCATAGATACTTAAAGAGGGGTAAAAAGAAGTCAGTCTTAACCTTGCCTTGCATGGCTGAAAGAAGGAAGGAAATGGTAACCATGCCCAACATAATTTCACTCCCGCTTTataaggcttttttttttttttttttttttcttgaatggcCAAATAAACAGGCAAAATGATGCCGTTAGTTTTACGAGCTGGACCTACAACTTGGGTCCTCCAAAAGAGGAGGATGAAAttatttgctagaaaagaaaagagaaaggccTAGCGGACATCATCAAATCTATGTTGAAACATATAATGTTGCAGTCGGTGATGTAATCAGTGCAGAAAGGTACAGTGACCCATGTGAATGGCGGGGGTGGAGGCCAAGGAGattacccctctctctctctctctctctctctctctctccaccacaaggcattcatgcatacccaaTAAATGCACCTTTGACAACTGAGGCACAGCTTTAATACCAACGAATTCATAAGAGGGGGAGGGTAAAGATTAACGAAAACTCCATGTCAGAAGAACCTGAAACTGTGCAGCAAGCAACATGTTAAACAATCCAAAAAATGCTTGCTTGAGCAACCTCACCAAACAGCGCCATTAAAACCAGGCGTGACATGCACAAAGGACCCAATTGCAATGCCTATTTAACCGCCATACCTGATGttaaaattgaatataataCTTCTAAGAAAATGGGGGAAATTCTCATTGTTATCTTTGCATTTGGGGCTGATCAGCTGGATGTAAATTGGTCAGACATCATCATTACAAAGAACCTTAAAGAGTTTAATGCAAAGGATTGCCACGTCCACATAAGATTTCTACGGAAATCCTCTACCCAAcgcttcaaatatttttttttattttttatcttttccttcactatttttttaaattatttaaattttttttaaaaaatgacatttatttaaaaatacttacttaattattaaacaaaagaaatttcaaTAGATATCTTCTGTGGACAGGGATTTCTAATGCAAAatctacttttaaaaatttgGTATCACTGGTCAACACAACCAACCAGTCAATTAGGTCAACACCCAATTTATCATTCCTCAGGATCAACATGTTGAAGCATCCGAGGCAGAAAACTCTCTCGCATTAGATTTACCTAAAGTGCAGGTCAGGACATATTCCACTTATATAAATGCATGGTACGAACATaggaaaaagaatagaaaaaatattttacgaccgtaaattgtacaattatcatataattattttaaaaaaaataaataaaatataaaatctacataaaaaataataattttttaataatagactctattatttttcaaaacgattacatgACGTTCACGTATTTCAcagttgtatataaaattattcaaaagaaCCTGATAAAGAGAAGGGAGTTGATTTATTTCCAAAGAGCAAGGTTTATCCTTACCTAAATATACACGACTGAAAAATCTAGAAAGGAAAACAGGAAATGAAATCTAGTAATAAGAATAACCCCCTAAATATTACAATTGATGAAACTATCCAACTCTAAAACTACCCTACCCAATCTTCTCTCCAATGAATCCATCCCCAGATCAGGGGATTTCagtccccatttttttttttttcttttcagttggTTAGTGTGTAATTCATAGGGTCTATAGCGTTACAGATCCATTAAATGAGAAGCCTTAGCCCTACTTTCCTTTCAATACACTTAGGAGGGtgatgaaaatgaaatacaGCCCTGCTCATCCCCACGCTACAAATATGCTCAGCCAGAAATCAATTGATAATTTGCAGGGAATATCAACTCTAATTAGATGAACTTTGCTCCGGGAATAATCTGCGCCCATTCGTATCGTCCTGGAAGCGGCAAATCGTTCAACACATCGAAGTTGTACCTGTAAAAGCCAGAAATTGAAATCAGGCAAGGCTTTTACTAGCAGAGTGTAATGGTCATCGTTGTTTATTCTAGAAATAATAACCACCTGCACTGCTGTTAAAGTTAAACATGTACTGttaaaatgaaaactaaaagaaGCTCTGAATAAACGTTGGAAAGAGAGTAATATACTTCTCGATGAATATTCTCTGTTGTCGCTGCTCAGCATGGACAAAGAACTCCTCCATCTCTTGTGCTGTTGGGATGTTTCTTCGCATGTCATTCCGAACTCTCTGGTTAGTTTCAGTACAAACTGTTCGCCGCCTGGTGGTTGAACCAGGGGTTCCCAGGGAATCCGAGGCCCTTATCAAACTACAAGGCGTGCTCTCCCTGGTGCTCCTATATACACACACCAAGACATTTTACAACTGTGCTTATACGGTCAAaagattgttaaaaaaaatgttcacaCTTGATAAAATCTCACTTAAATGGGCTTCTTCACATCAGAACtttcaaaacaataacaaaggcaaaaatcatttccttattCGTGAGGCAAAGATACCCACCTAACGAAGTAACAggtttttaaaatgataaacacCGAATTGGAGCAGCCgtattaaagttaaaagagatCTGCAGCATCTTGTCACCTACTAGAGGCCAGGGGCCAAACAAACAGAGAATCCCTCATACTTGTTTCAGTCAGAAACTAGGCCCCATGAATACGATTTGTCATTGCTAACACAAATGAGGCAAAAAGATTTATTGCTTGCAATACTGCAAAAATTAATTTCACCATCTTTTTCCATCATCAGTGAAGGAGCTCCAAATTCTTAGCAAGGAAATTTTGCAATAAGGGCAACCATTGAAGCTTATATAATGAAGATGGAGTTATTTTTACTGCTTGATGCATTAAATTCTATAGGTCAAAATTGAAGAACAGTAATTATATGGATCAAAGTCTTCAGAATAACCATAAAAAGAGCAATAAACCAGAAGGAACCCCTCAACAGGCTTTAGGAACCGTAAATAATACAATGACACTGACTTggaaattttttcatcatttcgCTTTCTTGGTAATCTTGTAAAGAAGTAAGCCTTATTATGCAATTAATAAAGTCTGACGAGATACCCAGGCCGCAGTTATACAATAAAGAATCTCTTGTAAGTAAAAAATTACACTATCTTTTTTATGAAAGTGATTTATCAAGGTATccatttttttcagaaaaaataacatattgATATCTTCGATGAAAGCGAAAAACAGGGATCGATTAAAAAGCGGCGGAAACCCTCCAGGgaaaagaaagtaatttttttcattatcttttaatttttcttaaattatactCAAAAGACACGAATATTTCATAGCACTGGGTTGCTTTATTCTCCGTACCCCATTTTGCTGGTGGGCCGGTGGCAGCCAAAAAGAAACCATGAAGGAAACGAAAAGGATTGCTGTTGcgtgtaataaataatttacacagAGTAACCacccaaaaattgaaaaataattagagaAATTGGAATCACCAAAGTGGCAGGGAAATgtgctttctctctctttttttttttttttttttactttgacgTTGCATAAGCGGAACAAAATAAATCCCtttccaaagaaaatataaaacccTTTCATGCAAAGctagaaaagaaataagatgTATATTTTTACCGTAAAAACccaatctttttcctttttaacttAAGGGGTGTAATGAAAGGAGgttcattttcaaaaacaaaaacaacaaaacgaAAGCCCCCGCAAAGAAATCTTTAGCACTAGAGtgagaaaaagatgaaagaaaagctttattaaatttttcttaaagaacGAAGAAAAACCAACACCGAGAACCCCAAAAGAAACGCTCATCATGAGATTAACCCAAAAGGCCAAGCAACTGGCCGGGCATGGAACCCATACGCTGAAATTCACACTAAACGTAGCTACACTGCAAATTCCATCCCCagtgaaaacttaaaaaaagaaaatagaatcgAGAAAAATAGACGGAAAATAAGCATTAAACGCTTAAACACCAAAACCCATTTCAGAAAAACACAGAAATGATCAAAGTTTACCTGTCTCTGCCATCAAGCTCCAAATTATTTTCTCCAAACGAAGCCTCGACCCCCAAATCATTACTCTCCTCTGCTTCACTCCCCTTGCAAAATGCACCAAAGCACCCCTGCTCATACTCCTCCACCAACCCCGAGTCCACCTGCCCCACCCTCGGTCTCGAATTGGGCCTGGGGCTAGGGCTCTCCCTGCAGCACTCTCTTGGCTGTTGCGGTTGCTGCGGCTGTTGTTTCATGAGTAAAGGAGGCTTCTGGAGGCGGCGGCTGCGTAGCTGTAGGTAGGACAGAGATGAGGCATCTTGGTTCGGTGCAACCGCGGGTGAGGGAGTGGTTTTCTGGAGCCGTTGGAGGGCCAAAGCCTTGGCTCTAGTACAGACACCAATGGAGGCCGCTTGGGGAGGGTGCGCGAGCTCCATAAGCAGCGCGACGTCACCACCTGTGATCTTCGATTTCTTCATGTACTTTCCCATTACCTTTCAACTGGTTCTGCAGTGTGTGAGAGGGCAAGAGtttcttttaagatttcatGCAGAGAGAGCGACCAAATCTTCTTGTACTGGGtggagagagaagggggggagGGGAGAGTGTGGAGCCGTGGAGGTGGTTGAGACTTTGAGAAGGagataaacaaacaaaaaggttTTTAGGGTTGGGGGTTTAGGGAACAGCACTTCATTTATATTCTGCACATATTCTTCTGAGTGGTCCTTCCTTTCACTATTTggagaaaataataacaataataataataaagaaataataattacattttttttcttaatattaattgtaAGTCctaacttttcttttctctttttttttttttttctttctcaaataaaattataaaaggtATCTGGTGTTAttcttagaaaaatactttattataaaattaagcttataatataatttaatatgaaaagattgattatataaatttttttatggtaaaGTTATTTAAAATCTCTTTTCAAGTTTAATTTAAAGGTTCATGAATACATTTTAAAAGCTACTACACACAAACATGAAGACCTGAAGCAGGAGAAATTTCTAAGATTTTCAATTGACCCAAGACGCACCGTTTCAGCCCGCTcggatgaagaagaaaaaaaacaaaatgcattgCGGACTCCAACACGCCCAAAACGCAGAGTTTCATTAAGGCTGCGTTTTGGTTTCCAAACACAGTTGAATTCAATCTAACTTTAAAttgaatctaacatctaaacattcaacttttaaattattaaattcatctcaattcaaaatcttcttacacgtgagacctacaatatttttcaacttaaaacatctttacatgtgagactcacaatattttttaatttttcataaaaagtattaaattcatattaagtTTTAACatacaaacacattttaaactcagtttataTGGGCTCTCACATAACTCTCTTTATTAATCAAcccactattatttataaagaactcaattcaacttaGCTCAAGTTAATATCCAAAAGCAGCCTAAGAGTTTTTGTGTGTCCTTTGGCTTTGGAGGTGCAATCCAGTTATGGCTGGCAATTTGAAGagattcacttttataattGGAAGAACTATAAGACAAGCCATCCACATTATAAACATTTTTCCTGCATTTGCAATTTTGAGCTTCCAAATTTTTGACCAGATTGACTTCTCATTGATGCTACTCTAGATGATTGTCCCTTTGCTCACTCTCGCAGGTGATGTTCATTTCTAATTGAgaatttcccaa harbors:
- the LOC121251197 gene encoding cyclin-dependent kinase inhibitor 3-like, with the translated sequence MGKYMKKSKITGGDVALLMELAHPPQAASIGVCTRAKALALQRLQKTTPSPAVAPNQDASSLSYLQLRSRRLQKPPLLMKQQPQQPQQPRECCRESPSPRPNSRPRVGQVDSGLVEEYEQGCFGAFCKGSEAEESNDLGVEASFGENNLELDGRDRSTRESTPCSLIRASDSLGTPGSTTRRRTVCTETNQRVRNDMRRNIPTAQEMEEFFVHAEQRQQRIFIEKYNFDVLNDLPLPGRYEWAQIIPGAKFI